One Desulfobulbus propionicus DSM 2032 DNA segment encodes these proteins:
- a CDS encoding SIR2 family protein produces MDPVTKDTLSQLDNLLAASNQSWLFGAGISLGAGIPLMWPLTDRVFTRAKDEGEPNDIKVLEFVKSQLPDDSHIEHILSQLGDHRAIADRSKDKKVAFDAISLSLDDLDGLHQRILTWIAETIRWGYKPAQPGGISEEIGTDRHRIVVIDDHLAFVSALFNRSQAGIAERRRAVRLFTTNYDTLLEDALSLGGFSYWDGFSGGAVAYRSHRYGDEEPNLRDRAHVIKLHGSIDWHLGEDDRVWRVRDGDLYPKKVSRVLIYPQSTKYLATQRDPFAAQFDLFRRSLGAREENVLATCGYSFGDEHINQEIELTLQRPENKTTVLSFTQKLNPNLERWRTGPWGKRVYVISEDGVYVGADGPQAPPVSGSKRDWWTFSGVTKMLNCGAEACAL; encoded by the coding sequence ATGGACCCAGTAACAAAGGACACTCTATCCCAGCTCGACAATCTCTTGGCAGCAAGTAATCAATCGTGGCTGTTCGGTGCAGGAATCAGCCTCGGTGCTGGAATTCCTTTGATGTGGCCGCTGACCGATCGGGTATTCACGAGGGCAAAAGACGAGGGGGAACCGAATGACATCAAAGTTCTCGAGTTCGTAAAGAGCCAGCTTCCTGACGATTCGCATATCGAGCACATCTTGAGTCAGCTCGGAGATCACCGCGCGATCGCCGACCGCTCAAAGGACAAGAAGGTCGCCTTCGACGCTATTTCTCTATCATTGGATGACCTTGATGGTCTTCACCAAAGAATTCTGACATGGATTGCTGAGACCATTCGATGGGGTTACAAACCTGCTCAGCCTGGGGGAATTTCTGAGGAAATAGGGACGGATAGGCACCGTATTGTCGTTATCGATGACCATTTAGCATTCGTCTCTGCCCTCTTCAATAGAAGCCAAGCTGGAATCGCAGAACGACGGAGAGCGGTCCGATTATTTACCACCAACTATGACACTCTCCTCGAAGACGCCCTTTCACTTGGAGGCTTCTCGTATTGGGACGGCTTCTCTGGCGGCGCGGTCGCATATCGCAGCCATCGTTACGGCGACGAAGAGCCAAATCTCAGAGATCGTGCGCATGTAATCAAACTTCACGGGTCGATCGACTGGCACTTAGGAGAAGATGACCGAGTCTGGCGCGTCCGCGACGGAGATCTCTATCCAAAGAAGGTTTCTCGGGTTCTAATTTACCCGCAATCCACAAAATACCTCGCGACTCAGAGGGATCCATTTGCAGCCCAATTTGATCTATTCCGGCGTTCACTTGGGGCACGGGAGGAAAATGTTCTCGCAACATGTGGATACAGCTTCGGGGACGAGCACATAAACCAGGAAATTGAATTGACGCTTCAACGTCCGGAGAACAAAACAACGGTTCTCTCCTTTACTCAGAAACTCAATCCGAATCTCGAAAGGTGGAGGACCGGTCCGTGGGGTAAACGTGTCTATGTCATCTCGGAGGATGGCGTGTATGTTGGTGCAGACGGACCTCAAGCACCTCCGGTTTCTGGATCAAAACGAGATTGGTGGACGTTTTCTGGCGTGACCAAAATGCTAAACTGTGGAGCGGAAGCGTGTGCGCTATGA